From a single Alkalihalophilus pseudofirmus genomic region:
- the recO gene encoding DNA repair protein RecO → MMQKVEAIVIRTNDYGESNKIVTLFTRESGKVGVMARGAKKPKSRLAAISQLFIHGLYLFQKSNGLGTLNQAEMIHSYKEVRNDLFLASYATYVVELIDKLTEEKQPNEPLFHLLQQTLLYLDEGIDPEVLLRIFEMKMMQVAGITPELDQCANCGSTEVPSGFSIKEAGFLCKKCIHKDEHAFKITPHTARLLRLFYYIDLSRLGEISLKDETKKELKLIISAYYDEYSGVTLRSKRFLDQLERMGDFKPY, encoded by the coding sequence ATGATGCAAAAAGTAGAAGCTATTGTTATTCGAACGAATGATTACGGCGAATCGAATAAAATTGTTACGTTATTTACAAGAGAAAGCGGCAAAGTAGGAGTGATGGCCAGGGGTGCTAAGAAACCTAAAAGCAGGCTGGCTGCCATATCTCAATTGTTTATTCATGGACTGTATTTGTTTCAAAAAAGCAACGGTCTCGGGACGTTAAATCAGGCAGAGATGATTCATTCTTATAAAGAAGTAAGGAATGACTTATTTTTAGCTTCCTATGCAACGTATGTCGTTGAATTAATTGATAAGCTTACGGAGGAGAAACAGCCTAATGAACCGTTGTTTCATTTATTGCAGCAAACGTTGCTTTATTTAGATGAAGGTATTGATCCTGAAGTGTTGCTGCGTATATTTGAAATGAAAATGATGCAAGTGGCTGGAATTACACCTGAGCTTGATCAATGTGCGAATTGCGGAAGTACTGAAGTACCATCAGGCTTCTCTATAAAAGAAGCTGGCTTTCTTTGCAAAAAATGCATCCATAAAGATGAGCATGCCTTTAAGATCACTCCTCATACAGCTAGACTGCTGAGGTTGTTTTATTACATTGATTTGAGTCGTTTAGGGGAAATATCCTTAAAAGATGAGACTAAAAAAGAGTTGAAATTAATTATTTCGGCTTATTATGATGAATATTCTGGTGTAACACTGCGTTCAAAACGATTTCTCGATCAGCTTGAACGCATGGGTGATTTTAAACCTTATTGA
- the glyQ gene encoding glycine--tRNA ligase subunit alpha, producing the protein MNVQTMILTLQEFWSKQNCMIMQAYDTEKGAGTMSPFTLLRTIGPEPWNVAYVEPSRRPADGRYGENPNRLYQHHQFQVIMKPSPTNIQELYLDSLKALGIDPLKHDIRFVEDNWENPTLGCAGLGWEVWLDGMEITQFTYFQQVGGIEANPVSAEITYGLERLASYIQDKENVFDLEWVEGFTYGDIFKQPEYEHSKYTFEVSDSQMLFSLFGTYEQEAKRALDENLVFPAYDYILKCSHTFNLLDARGAISVTERTGYIGRVRNLARTAAKLYYDERERLGFPMLKKGDAENE; encoded by the coding sequence ATGAATGTCCAAACAATGATTTTGACATTACAAGAATTTTGGTCAAAGCAAAACTGTATGATCATGCAAGCGTATGACACTGAAAAAGGGGCTGGTACGATGAGTCCGTTTACGCTTCTTCGTACAATTGGTCCTGAGCCTTGGAATGTAGCTTATGTGGAACCATCACGTCGTCCTGCAGATGGTCGTTACGGAGAGAATCCTAACCGTCTTTATCAACACCATCAATTTCAAGTTATTATGAAGCCATCTCCAACTAATATTCAAGAGCTGTACCTTGACAGCTTAAAGGCACTAGGGATCGACCCGCTAAAACATGATATTCGTTTTGTTGAAGATAATTGGGAAAATCCGACTTTAGGATGTGCGGGCCTTGGATGGGAAGTTTGGTTAGACGGCATGGAAATTACACAGTTTACGTATTTCCAACAAGTAGGGGGTATTGAAGCAAACCCAGTTTCTGCTGAAATTACATATGGTTTAGAACGTTTAGCCTCCTATATTCAAGATAAAGAAAATGTGTTTGACCTTGAGTGGGTAGAAGGATTCACGTATGGTGACATTTTTAAACAGCCTGAATATGAGCATTCAAAATATACATTTGAAGTATCTGACAGCCAGATGCTCTTCTCCTTGTTTGGAACATATGAACAAGAGGCAAAACGCGCACTAGATGAGAACCTAGTATTCCCAGCCTATGATTATATTTTAAAATGTTCTCACACGTTCAACTTATTAGATGCTAGAGGTGCGATTTCTGTAACAGAGCGAACAGGATATATCGGTCGAGTCAGAAATTTAGCCCGTACTGCAGCGAAGCTTTATTATGATGAGCGTGAGCGTCTAGGGTTTCCAATGTTAAAAAAGGGGGATGCAGAGAATGAGTAA